From Pyrenophora tritici-repentis strain M4 chromosome 1, whole genome shotgun sequence, the proteins below share one genomic window:
- a CDS encoding Cep57-MT-bd multi-domain protein: MQSSPPTSDGKARAIRELSRSLSHSPRNITSPSPPRSDSNPTQIGLDTHSDSDFFNDPDVLMSTQQNVAEFTDTLPQYRGIRSTAKKMNRWAGFQPEQVQPDTSMVNKEFGDFDHSISDEESMSIEQARGNRSNRSTPNKVSSQFDSLYNMTPPTNRSRKSLPADTGSLRRDAAIRRASRNDFDAASPRPASKRNSPAMHGKGDRSRTSLSQLHAKLSEDESSFMDQRPPTLTMDSTKNTRWGNRSRQTSLQTDGHVDAPSYAKATPRSRPATAQNATAQSFILPDLPNLTELVSGVFGDGTPVFSRTSKSRFAQPPYGGRRPSHIPIKDVPTPDEEKAIYSALQQLQEKVAQMEQERAEQEKKIEEQDLELIELRATAQAHEKLRRSDSAQDSDATAKSGWKVEKTRTDATLQTLRTKLDRADRKSAVLEIEKKRLSTERDNLAAQLRIAFQTCEEVKSERTALSNENEELRDEIETLRAENESLREQLEQDQSQHRQEIRVQQDENTQQLTRKDFELQQARQDQAQYARLKSEHDLLRAQIAELKAKREVDVKRWSKKEATLRAQVDRRDDTIQGFRERYQNKASEAMLQDNENLRNELQELQAQLDADSQEWAEKEAELQRKIRKGDVRKARDVNDRNFDDTTAPTTRSTVTERVFEEPLQRRPSYRREDTRTRTRNPVQQEVRNSRAANASNQESRVEESPRKSYTGHSRFSQRSVSAPIKADKHATAETEVESTTDLSLAPRSTIRISRNPSRQTTTNIQPPEDLDITELSYIKKDDIARLRRSLEEERAARLRATSAQADEPIRDDTIRSQRQAREDTVRSVASAKSERRPSLVRKSSLKDTTQRTNATQFEEDTGNMSNLDADTEATQTKQSGIDASSMSNTGRRRRSAPTEMTSAFIVPDIKLNSAKSPTTATSCKPISKDHDNVNCTVCRREGYTTSTEPLRVPKLVRVSVRTADDVDATLRPAQSPKEALALVVKELKDERVHLHTELAVHRAMLEHHDPSLGDRRRRELNAAIQDMLRRIELLDRQIYRLYDVLEGQQVDDMTEQDIEDITEQIRAEEQEEVEAKTQQQQPEKKAAKKVTIRSFDVYKPTG, translated from the exons ATGCAGTCGTCTCCTCCCACCAGTGATGGGAAGGCGCGCGCCATTCGGGAACTATCACGCAGTCTGAGCCATAGCCCAAGGAATATCACATCACCATCGCCACCACGGAGCGATTCCAATCCTACCCAAATAGGCTTGGACACACATTCAGACTCTGACTTCTTTAACGATCCGGATGTGCTCATGTCAACACAGCAAAACGTGGCTGAATTCACAGACACGCTTCCACAATATCGAGGCATTCGCTCAACGGCCAAGAAAATGAATCGCTGGGCGGGGTTCCAACCAGAGCAGGTGCAACCCGACACATCCATGGTAAACAAGGAGTTCGGCGACTTTGACCACAGCATATCGGATGAGGAAAGCATGTCCATCGAACAGGCTCGTGGAAACCGTAGCAACCGCAGCACCCCCAACAAAGTCAGCTCTCAATTTGACAGTCTATACAACATGACGCCACCCACCAACCGTTCGCGCAAGTCGCTGCCAGCAGATACTGGAAGTCTGCGACGCGACGCGGCAATCCGACGCGCCTCGCGCAACGACTTCGACGCCGCATCACCGCGCCCCGCCAGCAAGCGCAACTCCCCAGCCATGCACGGAAAGGGTGATCGCAGCCGCACTTCGCTTTCTCAGTTACATGCAAAGCTGTCGGAAGATGAGTCATCGTTCATGGACCAGCGCCCGCCGACATTGACCATGGACTCGACCAAGAACACACGCTGGGGTAACAGGAGCCGGCAGACTTCCCTCCAGACTGATGGCCATGTCGACGCGCCGTCATACGCGAAGGCTACACCTCGTTCAAGGCCAGCCACAGCCCAGAACGCAACCGCGCAATCTTTTATCCTGCCCGATCTTCCCAATCTCACCGAATTGGTTTCCGGTGTATTCGGCGACGGCACTCCCGTCTTCTCCAGGACGTCCAAATCACGCTTCGCCCAGCCGCCATACGGTGGCCGCCGACCATCGCACATTCCAATCAAGGATGTCCCCACTCCCGACGAAGAAAAGGCCATCTACTCTGCACTTCAGCAGCTCCAGGAGAAGGTTGCACAAATGGAACAGGAACGTGCGGAGCAAGAGAAGAAGATTGAAGAGCAGGATTTGGAGTTGATTGAGCTGAGAGCGACAGCGCAAGCTCATGAGAAGTTGCGCCGCAGTGACAGCGCACAAGACTCGGACGCCACCGCTAAGAGTGGCTGGAAGGTCGAGAAGACGC GCACTGACGCTACATTACAAACCCTCCGAACGAAACTCGATCGCGCCGACCGCAAGTCTGCTGTACTGGAAATCGAGAAGAAGCGCCTAAGCACTGAGCGGGACAACCTGGCCGCCCAGCTTCGGATTGCCTTCCAAACTTGTGAGGAAGTGAAGAGCGAGAGGACTGCCTTGAGCAACGAGAACGAGGAACTCCGCGACGAGATTGAGACTCTTCGCGCAGAGAACGAGTCGCTTCGTGAGCAGCTCGAGCAGGATCAGTCCCAACACCGCCAAGAGATACGCGTCCAACAAGACGAGAACACCCAGCAGCTCACTCGTAAGGATTTTGAACTGCAACAGGCGCGTCAAGATCAGGCTCAGTACGCTCGTTTGAAGTCTGAACACGATTTGCTCAGGGCTCAAATCGCAGAGCTGAAGGCAAAGCGTGAGGTGGATGTCAAACGCTGGTCCAAGAAAGAGGCTACTCTGCGTGCCCAGGTTGATCGACGCGATGACACCATCCAAGGGTTCAGAGAACGATATCAGAACAAGGCAAGCGAGGCTATGCTCCAAGACAATGAGAACCTCCGCAACGAGCTTCAAGAGCTTCAGGCACAGCTAGACGCAGACAGCCAGGAATGGGCAGAGAAGGAGGCTGAATTACAGCGAAAGATCCGAAAGGGTGATGTTCGAAAGGCTCGGGACGTGAACGACCGCAATTTCGATGATACCACTGCACCTACTACTAGGAGTACAGTGACAGAACGCGTCTTCGAAGAGCCTCTACAACGCAGGCCAAGCTATCGCCGAGAGGATACCCGCACGCGCACTAGGAACCCCGTCCAGCAAGAGGTCCGTAACAGCAGGGCTGCGAATGCATCCAACCAGGAGAGCCGCGTGGAGGAAAGCCCCCGAAAGTCATACACTGGTCATTCGAGGTTTTCTCAACGAAGTGTCTCTGCGCCTATTAAAGCTGACAAGCACGCTACTGCGGAGACTGAGGTAGAGTCCACGACCGATCTGTCTCTCGCGCCTCGTTCAACTATTCGCATTTCCCGCAATCCTTCTAGGCAGACAACAACCAACATTCAGCCCCCCGAGGATCTCGATATCACCGAGCTGAGCTACATCAAGAAGGATGACATTGCCCGACTTCGACGTAGTCTGGAGGAGGAGCGAGCTGCTCGTCTTCGCGCAACATCTGCTCAAGCAGATGAGCCCATTCGTGACGATACCATTCGATCTCAACGCCAGGCCCGGGAAGATACAGTTCGGTCAGTTGCTTCCGCCAAGAGCGAACGCCGACCTTCTCTTGTACGCAAGTCGTCGCTCAAGGACACTACACAGCGCACCAATGCCACCCAATTCGAGGAAGACACTGGTAACATGTCGAACCTTGACGCGGACACGGAGGCTACTCAAACAAAGCAGTCTGGTATCGACGCATCGAGCATGAGCAACACAGGTCGGAGACGGCGCAGTGCCCCTACTGAGATGACGTCTGCATTCATCGTCCCCGATATCAAGCTCAACTCTGCCAAGTCGCCTACTACGGCTACTTCATGCAAGCCAATCAGCAAGGACCACGACAATGTGAACTGCACTGTCTGCCGCCGTGAAGGCTACACCACATCCACCGAGCCATTGCGTGTTCCCAAGCTCGTTCGAGTATCCGTGCGCACGGCAGACGACGTAGACGCTACTCTCCGCCCAGCCCAATCACCCAAGGAGGCCCTGGCCCTTGTAGTGAAGGAGCTCAAAGATGAGCGTGTCCACCTGCACACCGAGCTCGCCGTCCACCGTGCCATGCTCGAACACCACGATCCCAGTCTTGGCGACCGCCGCCGCCGCGAACTCAACGCTGCCATCCAAGATATGCTCCGTAGAATCGAACTACTCGACCGCCAAATCTACCGCCTCTACGATGTCCTCGAGGGCCAGCAGGTCGACGATATGACTGAGCAGGATATCGAAGACATCACCGAGCAGATCCGTGCCGAGGAACAAGAAGAAGTTGAAGCCAAGacgcagcagcagcaaccTGAGAAGAAAGCAGCGAAAAAGGTCACTATTCGCAGCTTT GACGTCTACAAGCCAACAGGATAA
- a CDS encoding Cupin-1 multi-domain protein has translation MRTVHSTATNDDNILFYCDEIPLSLEKVGVVTGLYRFGKTRDFSMEQMLVRNDKPKDPFCFSSCKEGVAAARALQAYQQDDEQIIRTQPLVDSEYPHLQHGRGEFDLAEQNNPDDIAWESVDGGREDLEVEDIIALWNILCPSRPVPWTEEELDKEYLLGPQEDFGENESYEYAKFLYWEKEHDPGDIELLARFYFERARATFRPYSFEHFLSKEQDERDVNYNIVDYAEEKQPVHVPKDKEVFDQLHETPVNWEWKKAGCIRSWRAQVTDVLPDNLFENRKKCREAYDALIEYQNDQEFSNLPHAEIKDWARPCYEGPFPSSAACEAVWNPLVENYQALSKARSVRSTLMAKMCDGVSLPPNSKLVGQADGSSSEDYKPGFVFAISSDAVSVLPTYITQPPTGGLMEYVKSSRHNSVFGSIDGTPRTKQAAPSKKVQGAPSAKMLASATSKSRRAFLLHTQQIELERALQIWTSMLLKRTFLGMSASSGSDRSAQINLSNSSGSGLKNWSSSSDVTRYTASSWENQHADPPCGPTIRLSQASFTEQLRQSPVNCSTPLCNPVQLAHNPAGWLGPNNNTENGMLELFTPAYDRLNSDIYAPPPSDMGEVSNAKWPFGLSHNRHGLAGAGWARSQNTDQLPSSVAMAGTNMRLSPNAYRELHWHKQGEWAYMLNGSVRIASMNEAGQTFVDDVQAGDVWFFPPGIPHSIQAFENGCEFLLIFNDGSFSEENTFLLSELMLRNPTSVLAKNFRTSTAALSNIPQQQLWIFPGTPAPKNISEQNVTGPAGAIPKEGAYTYHWSQQAPVRVPGGTIKILDPSTFPIASTFSAALITVEPGAMRELHWHTTSDEWSYFLSGSARLTVYEAPAASRTFDFSAGDVGYVPVPNAHYLENTGNDTLVYLEVLQSSQYSDISVNQWLGITPRQILKDHLNVGDEFLDGLTKEHDFVVQGSRDLTETDFTPESHGGA, from the exons ATGCGCACTGTTCACTCCACCGCAACAAACGACGATAACATTCTGTTCTACTGCGATGAAATTCCCTTATCTCTTGAAAAGGTTGGTGTCGTTACTGGCCTCTACCGCTTTGGGAAGACACGGGACTTCTCAATGGAGCAGATGCTTGTTCGCAACGACAAGCCCAAAGATCCATTCTGCTTCTCCTCTTGCAAGGAAGGTGTCGCAGCAGCTCGCGCTCTTCAAGCGTATCAACAGGATGATGAACAGATCATCCGAACACAGCCTCTCGTGGATTCCGAGTATCCTCATCTCCAACATGGCAGA GGAGAGTTTGACTTGGCGGAGCAGAACAATCCTGATGATATCGCCTGGGAAAGTGTAGATGGTGGCCGGGAGGATCTTGAAGTAGAAGACATTATCGCACTGTGGAACATACTGTGTCCAAGCCGTCCGGTTCCCTGGACGGAAGAAGAACTCGACAAAGAATATCTCCTTGGCCCACAAGAAGATTTCGGCGAAAACGAGTCGTACGAGTACGCCAAGTTCTTGTACTGGGAGAAGGAACACGATCCAGGCGACATTGAACTTCTCGCCCGTTTTTACTTTGAACGCGCACGCGCAACTTTCCGCCCCTACAGCTTCGAACATTTCCTGTCCAAGGAACAAGATGAGCGGGACGTGAACTACAACATCGTGGATTACGCCGAGGAGAAACAGCCAGTTCATGTTCCGAAGGACAAAGAAGTCTTCGATCAGCTCCATGAAACCCCGGTGAACTGGGAGTGGAAGAAAGCAGGCTGTATCAGATCATGGCGTGCACAAGTCACTGATGTCCTTCCGGATAACCTCTTTGAAAACCGCAAGAAGTGCCGCGAAGCATACGATGCCCTGATTGAGTATCAAAACGATCAAGAGTTCAGCAACCTGCCTCACGCCGAGATCAAAGACTGGGCTCGTCCATGCTATGAAGGACCTTTTCCGTCATCTGCCGCCTGCGAAGCTGTCTGGAACCCACTTGTTGAAAACTACCAAGCTCTTTCGAAAGCTCGTAGTGTTCGGTCAACACTCATGGCGAAGATGTGCGATGGTGTTTCTCTTCCTCCTAACTCGAAACTGGTTGGTCAGGCCGACGGTAGTAGTAGTGAAGACTACAAGCCCGGGTTTGTATTTGCCATTTCAAGCGATGCTGTATCTGTCCTGCCGACGTATATCACTCAGCCACCGACCGGAGGTCTCATGGAATATGTTAAATCTAGTCGACACAACTCAGTATTTGGCTCAATTGATGGTACTCCACGAACAAAACAGGCTGCTCCATCTAAGAAGGTCCAAGGTGCTCCTTCTGCGAAGATGCTTGCTTC AGCAACATCCAAGTCCCGCCGGGCATTCTTGCTGCATACCCAGCAGATAGAATTAGAACGAGCACTCCAAATATGGACATCCATGCTGCTCAAGAGGACCTTTTTGGGGATGTCTGCCAGTAGTGGTTCAGATCGATCGGCACAGATCAATCTCTCCAACTCATCAGGGAGCGGCCTGAAGAACTGGAGCAGTTCATCGGATGTCACGCGTTACACGGCTTCGAGTTGGGAGAACCAGCACGCCGACCCTCCTTGCGGACCCACGATTCGTCTCTCCCAGGCCAGTTTCACAGAACAGTTGCGCCAAAGCCCCGTCAACTGCTCTACTCCACTTTGCAACCCGGTTCAGCTTGCTCATAATCCAGCCGGATGGCTTGGACCGAATAACAATACTGAGAACGGGATGCTTGAGCTTTT TACCCCGGCATATGATCGTCTCAATAGCGATATCTATGCTCCACCACCATCCGACATGGGCGAGGTCAGCAACGCAAAGTGGCCATTCGGATTGAGCCACAACCGTCATGGTCTTGCAGGAGCAGGTTGGGCCCGATCacaaaacaccgaccagcTACCCTCATCTGTCGCAATGGCTGGAACAAATATGCGACTCAGTCCGAACGCTTACCGAGAACTCCACTGGCACAAGCAGGGCGAGTGGGCCTACAT GCTGAACGGCAGTGTCCGCATTGCCTCAATGAACGAAGCTGGCCAAACCTTCGTCGACGACGTCCAAGCCGGCGACGTATGGTTCTTCCCACCCGGAATCCCACATTCAATCCAAGCCTTCGAAAACGGCTGTGAATTCCTCCTCATCTTCAACGACGGCTCCTTCAGCGAAGAAAACACATTCCTCCTCTCCGAACTCATGCTCCGCAACCCAACCTCTGTGCTCGCCAAAAACTTCCGCACCAGCACCGCCGCCCTCTCAAACATCCCGCAACAACAACTCTGGATCTTCCCCGGCACGCCCGCACCCAAGAACATCAGCGAGCAAAACGTCACGGGCCCCGCGGGCGCCATACCAAAGGAAGGCGCGTATACCTATCACTGGAGCCAACAAGCCCCCGTCCGCGTACCAGGCGGCACTATAAAAATCCTAGACCCATCTACTTTCCCCATCGCCAGCACTTTCTCCGCAGCCCTCATAACAGTCGAACCAGGCGCCATGCGCGAACTCCACTGGCACACCACATCAGACGAGTGGTCCTATTTCCTCTCTGGTTCCGCACGTCTCACCGTGTACGAAGCCCCCGCCGCATCCCGCACGTTCGACTTCTCCGCCGGCGACGTCGGCTACGTTCCTGTGCCTAACGCGCATTATCTGGAGAACACGGGGAATGATACGTTGGTGTACCTCGAGGTGCTGCAGAGTAGCCAGTATAGTGATATTAGTGTCAATCAGTGGTTGGGGATTACGCCTAGGCAGATTTTGAAGGATCATTTGAATGTTGGGGATGAGTTCTTGGATGGGCTGACGAAGGAACATGATTTTGTGGTGCAGGGGAGTCGGGATTTGACGGAGACGGATTTTACGCCGGAGAGTCATGGGGGTGCGTAG
- a CDS encoding small nucleolar ribonucleoprotein complex subunit Utp14 yields MPPRVARSSVQSGSSSAKSRPNARNPKKAAKRAMDAFAIAQYENPDELKIRKNRLGEFDPAFKQNDDDDESIDSDEAFGESDEERFEGFTFRGSSKSHKGKAKKSKRQQDLEDEDGDIDLDEGDSADGEDEEEDDLGEDAIDLATALDQYEEDEAEERRERNKKKKAEGFGDSDDELSGSDNGGNMESDVSSDDEEDDDDRQAQLQNLISSLATKEDEKTKGRRVDVHESAAPDEFGVSRKVDLLSFKPKVADAEKKKALKLLQDDKSSKRNDIARKLDAPLPKRQQDKIDRAAANAKANETLDRWTDTIKRNRRAEHLMFPLKNASGGEPMGEKTLLPTTTAAPANDLESTIQSILQQSGLSNGQEDEDKIAKWEELQTNKLPVEEVLRRRAELRMQRELMFREEVRAKRIKKIKSKAYRRVHRKERERMLEKEREQLKADGVDLSEEEREYNDRRRAEERMGAKHRESKWAKGIKATGRANWDQDALDGVTEMARRNEELRRRVEGKVVRDDDEEGSDLPSEEEESDDDDDDQSDNDKLQQSLGKLKENPFSTGKSKIADMAFMKKSEAAKRVQNDEAVESLRRELAGEDSANEEVDENAAKAGRRRYGPNPDVSAPAIQINRSEFEEHARSDNEDAQVNVDGDASDVEQRPAPKKNGVNGLSNGTRKQHKAFAQPLPEEDASGAANPFLNKAKKERKATKEPELFPAPATTKPAASEKSKAQSKPTPKAKEQKKSKSASQPQETKVDEFLKQRVTTADDDGWATVLGGQDDDSDQNDAALEEEGIDLDLVHRNQALTAKGFAGDNVEATFSAEKAATIAEEESSETVSYLPGWGAWTGHGMSKAEQKRNLGAKSVTQKPGISADKRKDRKLDKVIINEKRVKPTVKYMAGTLPFPFENREQYERSLRVPKGKEWVTKKTHQDVTRPRVIVKQGVIKPLRKPLV; encoded by the exons ATGCCGCCCCGAGTAGCACGCAGCTCAGTCCAGAGCGGCAGCTCGTCTGCAAAAAGTCGCCCGAATGCGCGCAACCCCAAAAAGGCGGCAAAGCGCGCCATGGACGCTTTCGCTATCGCTCAGTATGAGAACCCGGATGAGCTGAAGATACGCAAGAACCGCCTCGGCGAATTCGACCCGGCATTCAAGC AAaatgacgatgacgacgagaGCATCGACTCTGACGAAGCCTTTGGCGAGAGTGACGAGGAACGCTTCGAAGGCTTCACGTTCCGCGGCAGTTCAAAGAGCCACAAGGGCAAGGCGAAGAAGTCTAAGAGACAACAGGATCTTGAGGACGAAGACGGAGATATCGATCTGGATGAAGGCGACAGTGCAGATGgcgaggacgaggaggaAGACGACCTTGGTGAAGATGCTATCGATCTTGCCACTGCGCTGGACCAGTACGAAGAGGATGAGGCAGAGGAGCGCAGGGAGAGGAATAAGAAAAAGAAGGCTGAGGGATTCGGTGACAGCGATGACGAGCTCAGCGGTAGCGACAATGGAGGAAACATGGAGTCAGATGTTTCATCTGACGATGAGGAAGATGATGACGACCGTCAGGCTCAACTGCAGAACTTGATCTCGTCTTTAGCGACAAAAGAGGACGAAAAGACAAAAGGCAGGAGAGTTGATGTTCACGAGTCTGCTGCACCCGATGAGTTTGGTGTTTCCAGGAAGGTCGATCTTCTCAGCTTCAAGCCCAAGGTTGCAGACGCAGAGAAGAAAAAAGCCCTCAAGTTGCTGCAGGATGACAAGTCATCAAAGCGGAATGATATTGCTAGAAAATTGGATGCACCTCTACCAAAGCGACAGCAGGACAAGATCGACCGCGCTGCAGCCAATGCCAAAGCAAACGAGACACTCGACAGATGGACGGACACTATTAAGCGTAATCGCCGGGCTGAGCACCTTATGTTCCCTCTGAAGAATGCAAGTGGAGGTGAACCCATGGGAGAGAAGACACTGCTACCCACAACAACCGCAGCTCCTGCCAATGACCTCGAGAGTACCATTCAATCCATCCTTCAGCAAAGCGGTCTATCAAATGGCCAAGAGGACGAGGATAAGATAGCGAAATGGGAAGAGCTACAGACGAACAAACTTCCTGTAGAAGAGGTTCTTAGGCGACGTGCTGAACTGCGAATGCAGCGAGAGCTCATGTTCCGCGAAGAGGTTCGCGCCAAGCGCATCAAGAAGATCAAGAGTAAAGCGTATCGACGAGTGCACAGAAAGGAGCGCGAAAGGATGTTGGAGAAGGAGCGCGAACAACTCAAGGCAGACGGTGTTGATCTCTCAGAAGAGGAGCGCGAATACAATGATCGCCGTAGAGCCGAAGAGCGCATGGGTGCCAAGCATCGCGAGAGCAAATGGGCCAAGGGCATCAAGGCAACAGGAAGAGCAAACTGGGATCAAGATGCGCTTGACGGTGTGACTGAGATGGCTAGGCGCAACGAGGAGCTTCGCCGCCGAGTCGAGGGCAAAGTTGTCCGCGACGATGATGAAGAAGGCTCGGATCTTCCCagcgaggaagaagagagcgatgatgacgatgatgacCAGTCCGACAATGACAAATTGCAGCAATCGCTCGGCAAGCTGAAGGAGAACCCATTCTCTACTGGCAAGTCGAAGATTGCGGATATGGCCTTTATGAAAAAATCAGAAGCTGCCAAGCGCGTACAAAACGACGAGGCTGTTGAGAGCCTGCGGCGTGAACTTGCGGGCGAAGACAGTGCTAACGAAGAGGTTGATGAGAATGCGGCAAAGGCTGGACGGAGAAGATACGGTCCTAATCCCGATGTTTCTGCTCCTGCGATACAGATCAATCGCAGCGAGTTCGAAGAGCATGCCAGATCAGACAATGAGGACGCACAGGTAAATGTTGACGGCGATGCATCGGATGTGGAACAGAGGCCAGCGCCAAAGAAGAACGGTGTTAATGGGCTATCTAATGGTACCCGTAAGCAGCACAAGGCTTTTGCGCAACCTCTGCCTGAGGAAGATGCAAGTGGCGCGGCGAACCCCTTCTTGAACAAAGCaaagaaggagaggaaggCCACGAAGGAACCCGAGCTCTTCCCAGCACCGGCAACCACGAAGCCTGCTGCTTCAGAGAAATCCAAAGCCCAGTCCAAGCCGACTCCAAAGGCCAAAGAACAGAAGAAGTCAAAGTCAGCCTCGCAGCCCCAAGAAACCAAAGTCGACGAATTCCTCAAACAGCGCGTCACCACCGCCGATGACGACGGCTGGGCAACTGTCCTAGGAGGACAAGACGACGACTCCGACCAAAACGACGCCGCCcttgaagaagaaggcatCGACCTCGACCTCGTGCACCGCAACCAAGCCCTCACCGCCAAAGGTTTCGCCGGCGACAACGTCGAAGCCACCTTCTCGGCCGAAAAAGCCGCCACAATTGCCGAAGAAGAATCTTCCGAAACAGTCTCCTACCTCCCCGGCTGGGGCGCCTGGACCGGCCACGGCATGTCCAAAGCCGAGCAAAAGCGCAACCTCGGCGCCAAATCCGTCACTCAAAAACCAGGCATCAGCGCCGATAAGCGCAAAGATAGGAAGTTGGATAAAGTCATTATCAACGAGAAGAGGGTTAAACCTACGGTCAAGTATATGGCGGGCACTTTGCCGTTTCCGTTTGAGAATAGGGAACAGTATGAGCGCAGTTTGCGGGTGCCAAAGGGGAAAGAGTGGGTTACGAAGAAGACGCATCAGGATGTTACGAGGCCGAGGGTGATTGTTAAGCAGGGAGTCATTAAGCCGTTGAGGAAACCGTTGGTTTAG
- a CDS encoding UbiG, 2-polyprenyl-3-methyl-5-hydroxy-6-metoxy-1,4-benzoquinol methylase, with the protein MRPQTPVRAVQSIRSCISQTSRYRNPAIHTPLQLQPPRISRCISTTTSKQHNPTSRSTVDPTEVSHFNALASSWWDPHGPSRLLHLMNPLRHDFITRCRSITPTPATQKLRYLDIGCGGGIFAESAARLPTTTSVTAVDPTPQVLSIAEAHKRRDPTLTAPGKLTYLNTSIEDLPRPASDTEAFDVVTLFEVIEHVNAPGPFLEHVLPHVKPGGWLIMSTIARTWTSWLVTNVVAEDILGIVPKGTHEWSKYVNEDELRNWFAKQPGWGTVRTMGIVYVPGFGWKEVAGGEQWGNYFLGVRRDA; encoded by the coding sequence ATGAGACCACAAACCCCAGTCAGGGCAGTGCAATCGATACGCAGCTGTATATCGCAAACTTCACGCTACCGAAACCCTGCCATACACACGCCACTGCAGTTACAACCCCCACGAATCTCGCGATGCATATCCACCACCACCTCAAAACAACATAACCCAACATCCCGCTCCACAGTCGACCCAACAGAAGTCTCCCACTTCAATGCGCTCGCGTCATCATGGTGGGACCCCCACGGCCCCTCTCGACTCCTACATCTCATGAACCCTCTACGACATGACTTCATCACACGCTGCCGCTCCATCACGCCCACACCCGCGACCCAGAAACTCCGCTACCTAGACATTGGCTGCGGCGGCGGTATCTTCGCTGAGTCTGCGGCGCGTCTTCCTACTACAACATCCGTTACAGCCGTCGACCCCACACCGCAAGTCCTCTCCATCGCCGAAGCGCATAAAAGGCGCGACCCCACGCTGACGGCGCCGGGTAAACTCACATACCTCAACACGTCGATTGAAGATCTTCCGCGCCCTGCTTCAGATACCGAGGCTTTCGACGTTGTCACCTTGTTCGAAGTCATCGAGCATGTGAACGCTCCTGGACCCTTTCTGGAACACGTGTTGCCGCATGTGAAGCCCGGGGGATGGTTGATAATGAGTACAATTGCGCGGACATGGACGAGTTGGTTGGTTACTAATGTTGTTGCGGAGGATATCCTGGGCATTGTGCCGAAAGGGACGCATGAGTGGAGCAAGTACGTTAATGAGGATGAGTTGAGGAATTGGTTTGCGAAACAGCCTGGTTGGGGTACCGTGAGGACTATGGGGATTGTGTATGTGCCTGGGTTTGGGTGGAAGGAGGTTGCTGGAGGTGAGCAGTGGGGGAATTACTTTTTGGGTGTGAGGAGAGACGCGTGA
- a CDS encoding MRP-L27 domain-containing protein, whose amino-acid sequence MFKATPPLQKMLRRLPLSPKQAGKEYYKGNRVGSMGIINRYGNFIPDWNKIRTFVYPERGTNNSDLTPFVAASIPKVRYNDSNNPETYPKRFGGEDYLSAWKMAGGHDLVEVETAAGDSNAKTRTNMPTPFEERPATKS is encoded by the exons ATGTTCAAAGCCACGCCCCCTCTTCAAAAAATGTTGCGGCGTCTGCCGCTATCCCCCAAGCAAGCCGGAAAAGAATACTACAAAGGAAACCGCGTTGGTTCCATGGGCATCATCAACCGATACGGCAACTTCATACCGGACTGGAATAAGATACGGACATTTGTGTATCCGGAGCGAGGTACCAACAATAGCGAT TTGACACCCTTTGTGGCCGCAAGCATTCCAAAAGTACGATACAATGACTCCAATAACCCGGAAACCTACCCCAAGCGATTCGGAGGCGAGGATTATCTAAGCGCGTGGAAAATGGCTGGTGGACATGATCTTGTGGAGGTTGAGACTGCTGCGGGGGATTCAAATGCGAAGACGCGGACAAATATGCCTACGCCATTTGAGGAGAGGCCGGCGACCAAGTCATGA